A single Macrobrachium nipponense isolate FS-2020 chromosome 5, ASM1510439v2, whole genome shotgun sequence DNA region contains:
- the LOC135215732 gene encoding uncharacterized protein LOC135215732, translating into MGTNSVLTVMISHMTVATEVNDIILRYSENLSKQLEDFFSVENFGTSCIPKCSGCKCGKCSLSGGKHSLKEEMELKQIEEGLDYDSINGYWIASYPWIKDPNKLPNNLSLAYGRLKSTERRLIKLGSDYSKKYNDQILGMVHREVGKKLNIDEISNYNGPVHYLPHHEVHKPDSVSTPLRIVFNSSSSYLGHVLNNYFAKGPDVLNNMIAILIRFRQHAVALVADIKKMYNSVRISELDQHTHRFLWRDLETNREPDHYVLTTVTFGDKPSGIIAMMALRKTTEMDESFPLTAELINRNSYVDDILSSVSTVERAKRSIVEANAILSWGGFQIKHWVISGESPEDNFLNILKTDKEKVLWLNWNPMEDLFFYVIKINFSKKVKNIRMEPPIKKSEIDEKLPNTLNRRMVLSQTASVYDPLGFIVPFTLKAKLLMRDLLTTISENEGRLDWDEAMPQYMYERWRKLFKEMYELETLTFHRCVKPKDARW; encoded by the coding sequence ATGGGTACTAATAGTGTCTTAACGGTAATGATTAGCCACATGACTGTAGCTACTGAGGTCAATGACATCATACTACGATACAGTGAGAACCTCTCAAAACAgttagaagattttttttcagttgaaaattttGGAACTTCATGTATACCTAAATGTAGTGGTTGTAAATGTGGGAAGTGTTCATTGAGTGGGGGGAAACATAGCTTGAAGGAGGAAATGGAattaaaacagatagaagaagGACTTGATTATGATTCAATAAATGGGTATTGGATTGCAAGCTATCCATGGATTAAGGATCCTAACAAACTCCCTAATAATCTTTCCCTTGCATATGGAAGACTAAAATCTACTGAACGAAGGTTAATAAAGCTTGGGAGCGATTactctaaaaaatataatgatcagATTTTAGGTATGGTTCATAGGGAAGTTGGTAAAAAATTGAACATAGATGAGATAAGTAATTATAATGGTCCCGTTCACTACTTGCCCCACCATGAAGTCCACAAGCCAGACTCAGTTTCTACCCCTTTGAGAATTGTGTTCAACTCTTCTTCCTCTTACCTTGGTCACGTACTTAATAATTACTTTGCAAAGGGCCCTGATGTGCTAAACAACATGATTGCTATACTGATACGTTTTAGGCAACATGCTGTGGCCCTCGTAGCAGATATTAAGAAAATGTATAACTCTGTACGAATTTCAGAACTTGATCAACATACTCATAGGTTTTTGTGGCGGGACTTAGAAACTAACAGAGAGCCAGATCACTATGTGCTTACTACTGTGACCTTTGGTGATAAACCTAGTGGCATAATAGCAATGATGGCCTTACGTAAAACCACCGAGATGGATGAATCCTTTCCCCTAACTGCAGAGTTGATCAATCGCAACTCGTATGTTGATGATATACTGTCAAGTGTATCAACGGTTGAAAGGGCTAAGAGAAGTATTGTAGAAGCTAATGCAATATTATCTTGGGGAGGATTTCAGATCAAGCACTGGGTTATATCAGGTGAGAGTCCAGAagataattttcttaacatcttgAAAACTGATAAGGAAAAGGTACTGTGGTTGAACTGGAATCCTATGGAGGACCTGTTTTTCTATGTGATAAAGATAAATTTCtctaagaaagtaaaaaatattcgaaTGGAGCCACCCATAAAGAAATCAGAAATCGATGAGAAACTCCCAAATACGTTAAATCGAAGGATGGTACTCAGTCAAACTGCTTCGGTATATGATCCCCTTGGGTTCATTGTGCCATTCACCTTGAAAGCAAAGTTACTTATGCGCGATTTACTAACCACCATCAGTGAAAATGAGGGAAGATTAGATTGGGATGAAGCAATGCCACAGTATATGTATGAAAGATGGAGAAAGTTATTTAAAGAGATGTATGAATTAGAAACTTTGACATTCCATAGATGTGTGAAGCCTAAAGACGCCCGTTGGTAA